The DNA region GCCGCTCAGGGGCCGGCTCGCCCGTCCACGACGAGAAGCGGGCCATCCGATTCGGATGGCCCGCTTCCTCACTGTGGAGCTAAGGAGAATTGAACTCCTGACCTCCTGCATGCCATGCAGGCGCTCTACCAACTGAGCTATAGCCCCGTGTTTTTGCCACCCGGTTCCCCTGGCGACATCGAGAACATTACACGGTCCACCCGGTGCAACAAAAATCGTTTCCGTTCTGCCCGGTTCCTCCGCCACGGACTGCCTCTGGGCGCCTCAGGCAGTGGCGAAGGAGTAGAAGCGTTTGAGGGTGCAGTGCTCCTCCAGGAGCCGGCCGTAGATGGGCTCCCCTTCCAGCTCCCGGTAGGTCTCGATGGGATCGCCCTTGATGATCAGCGCCCGCGCGCACTCCTCGCACCAGTACTGGTACTGGGCGTTGACCGGGTCCATGTCCCTGACGATGGGCGTACCGGCGCCGCACCAGTCGCACTTCCGCCTGTGTGCACCCATCCGGTCAGCTCCGGGGGCGGCGGCAGGCCGTGGGGGCGCAGGGGGCCTCCCGCGTGGCGGCCGCGCCCGGGGACGTCACGGAGGTGAGTGGCCGATCCGGGTTCTCCACGCGGCTCTCAGACATCGCGCTCCCTCCCCGATCGGTCCGTCGCCCCCTCCGGCGCTCCGATTCTGCCATGATCCCGCAAGGGGGGCAGCCCGCCGACGGCCCGGCTTCCCCTTTGTCGTAAAGGAACCGCCGGGAACAGGTCGCGGAAGCGGGGGGGAGCACGTGTCGCGCCTGCCGGCAGTTTCCGTATCGCACCAAAAGATCCCGCCCCCTGCCGGGGACGGGATCTTCACTGTGGAGCTAAGGAGAATTGAACTCCTGACCTCCTGCATGCCATGCAGGCGCTCTACCAACTGAGCTATAGCCCCGCTGTCCGCGATGTTTCCCTGCGTTTCCGCGCTGCGAACAAGAAGAACTTTAGCCTGGGACCTGCCGGAAAGTGAAATCCGGCCCCGGGGCTCCGGAGACCGGCTCCGGGCACCGGCTAGTCGTCGTCACCGAGCACCGGTTCCGGGAGGGTGCCGGCGTTGTGCTCGAGCAGCCGCCAGCCCCGCGCGCCCTCACCGAGCACGGACCAGCAGCAGTTGGAAAGGCCGCCGAGCCCTTCCCAGTGGTGCGCCTCGAGGCCGAGCAGACGGCCGATGGTCGTCCGGATCGTGCCGCCGTGGCTGACCACGACCAGCGTGCCGGCGTCGGGCAGCTTGCCGGCGTGCTCCAGCACCACGGGGGCCGCCCGGTCGGCGACCTCCGTCTCCAGTTCGCCGCCGCCCCTGCGTACGGGCTCCCCGCGCTTCCACGCGGCGTACTGCTCGCCGTACTGCCCCCTGATCTCCTCGTGGGTGAGCCCCTGCCAGGCGCCCGCGTAGGTCTCACGCAGGGCCGAGTCGTGGGCGACCTCGAGTCCGGTGATCGCGGCGAGCTCGGCGGCGGTGTCCGCGGCACGTCGCAGGTCGGAGGCGACGATCGCGTCCGGCCCCAGCGACGCGAGCAGCCGGGCGGCCCGGCGGGCCTGTCCGGCACCCGTCTCGGTCAGATCGATGTCGGTGGATCCCTGGAAACGGCGTTCCAGGTTCCATGCCGTCTGCCCGTGCCGCCAGAGGACGATCCTGCGGCGCCTGCCGCTGCTGCCGCCGTTCAGCTCTGCTCACCTTCCGCGCCACCGCTCAGCCGGGCGTGCTCCTCGGCCTTGCCGCGGGTCTTGAGCGCGTCCTCGGGAAGATCGATCTCGGGGCAGTCCTTCCAC from Streptomyces sp. NBC_01754 includes:
- a CDS encoding histidine phosphatase family protein, which produces MNGGSSGRRRRIVLWRHGQTAWNLERRFQGSTDIDLTETGAGQARRAARLLASLGPDAIVASDLRRAADTAAELAAITGLEVAHDSALRETYAGAWQGLTHEEIRGQYGEQYAAWKRGEPVRRGGGELETEVADRAAPVVLEHAGKLPDAGTLVVVSHGGTIRTTIGRLLGLEAHHWEGLGGLSNCCWSVLGEGARGWRLLEHNAGTLPEPVLGDDD